In Piliocolobus tephrosceles isolate RC106 chromosome 5, ASM277652v3, whole genome shotgun sequence, a single genomic region encodes these proteins:
- the LOC111525936 gene encoding mamu class I histocompatibility antigen, alpha chain F produces MHLPGLRFSPDAEVGVMAPRTLLLVLSGALALTETWAGFHSLRYFSTAVSRPGRREPRYRYIAVEYVDDTQCLRFDSDAAIPRMEPRAPWVEQEGSQDWEPTTGYAKANAQTDRVALSNLLLRYNQSEAGSHTLQGMNGCDMGPDGRLLRGYHQHAYDGKDYISLNEDLRSWTAADTVARITQRFYEAEEYAEEFRTYLEGECLELLRRYLENGKETLQRADPPKAHVAHHPISDREATLRCWALGFYPAEITLTWQREGEEQTQDTELVETRPAGDGTFQKWAAVVVPSGEEQRYTCHVQHEGLPQPLTLRWEPSSQSTIPIVGIVAGLAVLAVVVTGAVVAAVMWRRKSSDRNRGSYSQPAM; encoded by the exons ATGCACCTTCCGGGACTCAGATTCTCCCCAGACGCGGAGGTTGGGGTCATGGCGCCCCGAACCCTCCTCCTGGTGCTCTCAGGGGCCCTGGCCCTGACCGAGACCTGGGCGG GCTTCCACTCCTTGCGGTATTTTAGCACCGCTGTGTCGCGGCCCGGCCGCAGGGAGCCTCGGTACAGGTACATCGCGGTGGAGTACGTGGACGACACGCAGTGCCTGCGGTTCGACAGCGACGCCGCGATTCCGAGGATGGAGCCGCGGGCGCCGTGGGTAGAGCAAGAGGGATCGCAGGATTGGGAGCCGACCACAGGGTACGCCAAGGCCAACGCACAGACTGACCGAGTGGccctgagcaacctgctcctccGCTACAACCAGAGCGAGGCGG GGTCTCACACCCTCCAGGGAATGAATGGCTGCGACATGGGGCCCGACGGACGCCTCCTCCGCGGGTATCACCAGCACGCCTACGACGGCAAGGATTACATCTCCCTGAACGAGGACCTGCGCTCCTGGACCGCCGCGGACACGGTAGCTAGGATCACCCAGCGCTTCTATGAGGCAGAGGAATATGCAGAGGAGTTCAGGACCTACCTGGAGGGCGAGTGCCTGGAGTTGCTCCGCAGATACCTGGAGAACGGGAAGGAGACGCTACAGCGCGCAG ATCCTCCAAAGGCACACGTTGCCCACCACCCCATCTCTGACCGTGAGGCCACCCTGAGGTGCTGGGCCCTGGGCTTCTACCCTGCGGAGATCACACTGACCTGGCAGCGGGAGGGGGAGGAACAGACCCAGGACACGGAGCTCGTGGAGACCAGGCCTGCAGGGGATGGAACCTTCCAGAAGTGGGCAGCTGTGGTGGTGCCTTCCGGAGAGGAGCAGAGATACACGTGCCATGTGCAACACGAAGGGctgccccagcccctcacccTGAGATGGG AGCCGTCTTCCCAGTCCACCATCCCCATCGTGGGCATCGTTGCTGGCCTGGCTGTCCTAGCAGTTGTGGTCACCGGAGCTGTGGTCGCTGCTGTgatgtggaggaggaagagctcag ATAGAAACAGAGGGAGCTACTCTCAGCCTGCAA TGTGA